One segment of Bradyrhizobium sp. WD16 DNA contains the following:
- the rpmI gene encoding 50S ribosomal protein L35 encodes MPKLKTKSGAKKRFKVTATGKVKHAQRGKRHGMIKRTKKQIRQLRGTRVLFKTDGDNIKKYFLPNA; translated from the coding sequence ATGCCCAAGTTGAAGACCAAATCGGGCGCCAAAAAGCGCTTCAAGGTGACCGCCACAGGCAAGGTCAAGCACGCCCAGCGCGGCAAGCGTCACGGCATGATCAAGCGGACGAAGAAGCAGATCCGCCAGCTCCGCGGCACCCGCGTGCTGTTCAAGACCGACGGCGACAATATCAAGAAATACTTCCTGCCGAACGCCTGA
- the pheS gene encoding phenylalanine--tRNA ligase subunit alpha: protein MSDTTTLQADLLQAVAAASDEAALEAVRVGALGKKGSISALLATLGKMSPDERRTQGAAINAVKDAVTAALAERREVLRAAALDARLARETIDVTLPLRDPPAESGRIHPLSQVWDELSTIFADMGFSVAEGPDIETDDYNFTRLNFPEGHPAREMHDTFFFNPKEDGSRLLLRTHTSPVQVRTMLTQQPPIRVICPGRTYRIDSDATHTPQFHQVEGLVIDKESHLGHLKWILHEFCKAFFEVDNVNMRFRPSFFPFTEPSLEVDIQCRRDKGEIRFGEGEDWLEILGCGMVHPNVLRACDIDPEVYQGFAWGMGIDRIAMLKYGLPDLRALFEADGRWLDHYGFKPLEMPTLAGGLSS from the coding sequence ATGTCCGACACCACCACACTCCAGGCCGACCTGCTCCAGGCCGTCGCCGCCGCATCCGACGAAGCCGCTCTCGAGGCGGTGCGGGTCGGTGCGCTCGGCAAGAAGGGCTCGATCTCCGCGCTGCTCGCCACTCTCGGCAAGATGTCGCCGGACGAGCGCCGCACCCAGGGCGCCGCGATCAACGCCGTCAAGGACGCGGTCACCGCGGCGCTCGCCGAGCGCCGCGAGGTGCTGCGCGCTGCCGCCCTCGACGCCCGCCTCGCCCGCGAAACCATCGACGTCACCCTGCCGCTGCGCGATCCGCCGGCGGAGAGCGGCCGCATCCATCCGCTCAGCCAGGTCTGGGACGAACTCTCCACCATCTTCGCCGACATGGGTTTCTCGGTCGCCGAAGGGCCCGACATCGAGACCGACGACTACAACTTCACCCGGCTGAACTTCCCCGAAGGCCACCCGGCGCGGGAGATGCACGACACCTTCTTCTTCAATCCGAAGGAGGACGGCTCGCGCCTGCTGCTGCGCACCCACACCTCGCCGGTGCAGGTGCGCACCATGCTGACCCAGCAGCCGCCGATCCGGGTGATCTGCCCGGGCCGCACCTATCGCATCGATTCCGACGCCACCCACACCCCGCAATTCCACCAGGTCGAGGGGCTGGTGATCGACAAGGAGTCCCATCTCGGCCACCTCAAGTGGATCCTGCACGAATTCTGCAAGGCGTTCTTCGAAGTCGACAACGTCAACATGCGCTTCCGTCCGTCGTTCTTCCCCTTCACCGAGCCGTCGCTGGAGGTCGATATCCAGTGCCGCCGCGACAAGGGCGAGATCCGCTTCGGCGAAGGCGAGGACTGGCTGGAGATTCTCGGCTGCGGCATGGTCCATCCCAACGTGCTGCGCGCCTGCGACATCGATCCCGAGGTCTATCAGGGCTTCGCCTGGGGCATGGGGATCGACCGCATCGCCATGCTGAAATACGGCCTGCCGGACCTGCGCGCCCTGTTCGAGGCGGACGGGCGCTGGCTCGATCATTACGGCTTCAAGCCGCTTGAGATGCCCACGCTGGCTGGAGGGCTGTCGTCGTGA
- the rplT gene encoding 50S ribosomal protein L20, whose product MARVKRGVTAHAKHKKVYKAAKGYYGRRKNTIRAAKQAVEKAGQYAFRDRKRKKRTFRALWIQRLNAAVRPFGLTYSRFIDGLAKSGVTVDRKVLSDLAIHEPAAFQLIAEKAKAALAA is encoded by the coding sequence ATGGCTCGCGTTAAACGCGGTGTGACGGCTCACGCCAAGCACAAGAAAGTCTACAAGGCCGCCAAGGGTTATTACGGCCGCCGCAAGAACACCATTCGCGCCGCCAAGCAGGCGGTGGAGAAGGCCGGCCAGTACGCCTTCCGTGACCGCAAGCGCAAGAAGCGCACCTTCCGCGCCCTCTGGATCCAGCGCCTCAACGCCGCCGTGCGTCCGTTCGGCCTGACCTACAGCCGATTTATCGACGGCCTCGCCAAATCGGGCGTGACTGTCGACCGCAAGGTGCTGTCGGATCTGGCCATCCACGAGCCGGCCGCCTTCCAGCTGATCGCCGAAAAGGCCAAGGCCGCGCTCGCGGCCTGA
- a CDS encoding glutathione S-transferase family protein produces MFTLFHHPFCPHSRFVRLALGEYGLDVRLVEERVWERREAFLALNPAGATPVMIAEGAPPIPSAAIIGEYLDEMHGEGLEDHRMLPKTQAERIEVRRLMAWFNEKFYEEASGPLVTERIYKRYMTEEDGGGPPSTDVIRAAKTNVRYHLAYIGWLARSRNFLAGDTLTYADLAAAAHLSAIDYVGDVPWAEDEGAKAWYARIKSRPSFRPLLSEWLAGVPASPTYVDLDF; encoded by the coding sequence ATGTTCACACTGTTCCATCATCCGTTCTGTCCGCATTCGCGCTTCGTCCGGCTCGCGCTCGGCGAATACGGGCTCGACGTGCGATTGGTGGAGGAGCGGGTATGGGAACGCCGCGAGGCCTTTCTCGCCCTCAATCCGGCCGGCGCAACGCCGGTGATGATCGCCGAGGGCGCGCCGCCGATCCCGAGCGCCGCCATCATCGGCGAATACCTCGATGAGATGCACGGCGAAGGGCTCGAGGACCACCGCATGCTGCCGAAGACCCAGGCCGAGCGCATCGAGGTGCGGCGGCTGATGGCCTGGTTCAACGAGAAATTCTACGAGGAGGCGAGCGGCCCCCTGGTCACCGAGCGCATTTACAAGCGTTATATGACCGAGGAGGACGGCGGCGGGCCGCCGTCGACCGACGTGATTCGCGCGGCCAAGACCAATGTGCGCTATCATCTCGCTTATATCGGCTGGCTGGCGCGGTCGCGGAACTTCCTCGCCGGCGATACGCTCACCTACGCCGATCTCGCCGCCGCGGCGCATCTGTCGGCGATCGATTATGTCGGCGATGTGCCGTGGGCCGAAGACGAAGGCGCCAAGGCATGGTACGCGCGCATCAAGTCGAGGCCGTCATTCCGCCCGCTGCTGAGCGAGTGGCTGGCGGGCGTGCCGGCCTCGCCGACCTACGTGGATCTCGACTTCTGA
- the infC gene encoding translation initiation factor IF-3, whose translation MRRPNRAPAPVQKDGPRTNDEIRNAQIQLIDQNGTNHGTVETIVAIRLAAEAGMDLVEISPNNNPPVCKIMDYGKYKFQAQKKAAEARKKQKVVEIKEIKLRPMIDEHDYSVKMKAMQRFFEEGDKVKITLRYRGREMAHQEIGTKLLDRVKSDVAELAKVEQDARFEGRQVVMVLAPR comes from the coding sequence ATTCGCCGCCCCAACAGAGCGCCAGCCCCCGTCCAGAAGGACGGACCGCGCACCAACGATGAAATCCGCAACGCCCAAATCCAGCTGATCGATCAGAACGGCACCAATCACGGCACGGTCGAGACCATCGTCGCGATCAGGTTGGCCGCCGAGGCCGGCATGGACCTCGTGGAGATCTCGCCGAACAACAATCCTCCCGTCTGCAAGATCATGGATTACGGGAAGTATAAGTTCCAGGCGCAGAAGAAGGCTGCCGAGGCCCGCAAGAAGCAGAAGGTCGTCGAGATCAAGGAGATCAAGCTCCGCCCGATGATCGACGAACACGACTACAGCGTGAAGATGAAGGCGATGCAGCGGTTCTTCGAAGAGGGCGACAAGGTCAAGATCACCTTGCGCTACCGGGGCCGCGAAATGGCGCACCAGGAAATCGGCACCAAGCTGCTGGACCGGGTCAAGTCGGACGTGGCCGAGCTTGCCAAGGTCGAGCAGGACGCCCGTTTCGAGGGTCGCCAGGTGGTGATGGTGCTGGCGCCGCGCTGA
- a CDS encoding carboxylesterase, translating to MSEFEAAAPLFIDVGGGAAQRRIAVRRRAGGGPGLFWLGGFASDMKGTKAQALDEWAAAHRRACIRFDYSGHGESGGAFVDGTIGRWLEESLAVYERFCDGPQIVIGSSMGGWIALLLARELRRRGSAVAPLKGLVLIAPAPDFTEALMWKAFSPDIRAEIETSGVWLRPSEYGAPQPITKALIEDGRQHLVLGGSIETGCPVRILQGAKDPDVPWQHAFELTHRLPSDDVVLTMIQDGDHRLSRPQDIARLLATVAELSAAEG from the coding sequence ATGAGCGAATTCGAGGCCGCAGCGCCGCTTTTCATCGATGTCGGCGGCGGCGCGGCGCAGCGTCGCATCGCGGTGCGTCGGCGCGCGGGTGGGGGGCCCGGCCTGTTCTGGCTCGGCGGTTTTGCCTCCGACATGAAGGGCACCAAGGCGCAGGCGCTCGATGAATGGGCCGCGGCCCACCGGCGCGCCTGCATCCGCTTCGACTATTCAGGTCACGGCGAGTCCGGCGGCGCCTTCGTCGACGGCACCATCGGTCGCTGGCTGGAGGAAAGCCTCGCCGTCTATGAGCGCTTCTGCGACGGGCCGCAGATCGTCATCGGTTCCTCGATGGGCGGCTGGATCGCGCTGCTGCTGGCGCGCGAACTGCGCCGGCGCGGCTCTGCGGTCGCGCCGCTCAAGGGTCTCGTGCTGATCGCGCCGGCGCCGGATTTTACCGAGGCGCTGATGTGGAAGGCGTTTTCGCCGGACATCCGCGCCGAAATCGAAACCAGCGGGGTCTGGTTGCGGCCGTCCGAATACGGCGCGCCGCAGCCGATCACCAAAGCGCTGATCGAGGACGGCCGGCAGCATCTCGTGCTCGGCGGCAGCATCGAGACCGGCTGCCCGGTGCGCATCCTGCAGGGCGCGAAGGATCCCGACGTGCCCTGGCAGCATGCCTTTGAACTCACCCATCGGCTGCCGAGCGATGATGTGGTGCTCACCATGATCCAGGACGGCGATCATCGCCTGTCACGGCCGCAGGATATCGCCCGCCTGCTCGCCACCGTCGCGGAATTGTCCGCAGCGGAGGGCTGA
- the queG gene encoding tRNA epoxyqueuosine(34) reductase QueG — translation MAGGRAGLADLRGSRLLSAPAAAPSAADSLRAALALEAAALGFDAVGVTDPAAIREAGPRFVQFLDSGGHGDMDWLAREPARRTDPRVLWSEVRSIIMLGVNYGPDEDPRAALARRSHGAISVYARGDDYHDLIKKRLKTLARWLVARAGGDVKVFVDTAAVMEKPLAHQAGLGWQGRHTNLVSRRFGSWLFLGAIYTTLELPRDAAETDHCGTCRACLDACPTDAFPAPYRLDARRCISYLTIEHKGAIPRAFRKAIGNRIYGCDDCLAVCPWNKFAQQGREARLAARGELRAPPLAELARLDDAAFRARFRGSPVKRIGRARFLRNVLIAIGNSGDPALVEEALRLRHDDDALVRGAAAWALTELLPPDDFAALAAIARSEETDPEVLAEWTGG, via the coding sequence GTGGCTGGCGGGCGTGCCGGCCTCGCCGACCTACGTGGATCTCGACTTCTGAGCGCGCCGGCGGCCGCGCCCTCCGCTGCCGACAGCCTGCGCGCCGCGCTGGCCCTTGAAGCCGCCGCGCTCGGCTTCGACGCCGTCGGCGTCACCGACCCCGCCGCCATCCGCGAGGCCGGGCCGCGTTTTGTCCAATTCCTCGACAGCGGCGGCCATGGCGACATGGACTGGCTCGCCCGCGAGCCGGCGCGGCGCACCGATCCGCGCGTGCTGTGGAGCGAGGTGCGCTCGATCATCATGCTCGGCGTCAATTACGGCCCCGACGAAGATCCACGCGCCGCTCTCGCCCGGCGCAGCCACGGCGCGATTTCGGTCTATGCGCGCGGCGACGACTATCACGACCTGATCAAGAAACGCCTCAAGACGCTGGCGCGCTGGCTCGTCGCCCGCGCCGGCGGCGATGTCAAAGTCTTCGTCGATACCGCCGCGGTGATGGAGAAACCGCTCGCCCATCAGGCCGGGCTCGGCTGGCAGGGCCGCCACACCAACCTGGTGTCGCGGCGCTTTGGCTCCTGGCTGTTCCTCGGCGCGATCTATACCACCCTCGAGCTGCCGCGGGACGCGGCCGAAACCGACCATTGCGGCACCTGCCGCGCCTGCCTCGACGCCTGTCCGACCGATGCCTTTCCCGCGCCCTACCGGCTCGACGCACGGCGCTGCATTTCCTACCTCACCATCGAGCACAAGGGCGCGATCCCGCGCGCCTTCCGCAAAGCCATCGGCAACCGCATCTACGGCTGCGACGATTGCCTCGCGGTCTGCCCGTGGAACAAGTTCGCGCAGCAAGGCCGCGAAGCCAGACTGGCGGCCCGCGGCGAATTGCGCGCGCCGCCGCTGGCCGAGCTCGCACGGCTCGACGACGCCGCCTTCCGCGCCCGCTTCAGGGGCTCCCCGGTCAAGCGCATCGGCCGCGCCCGCTTCCTGCGCAATGTGCTGATCGCGATCGGCAATTCCGGCGATCCCGCGCTCGTCGAGGAGGCCTTGCGGCTGCGACACGACGACGATGCGCTGGTGCGCGGCGCCGCCGCCTGGGCCCTGACGGAGCTGCTGCCGCCCGACGATTTCGCGGCGCTGGCCGCCATCGCCCGCAGCGAAGAGACCGACCCGGAGGTGCTGGCGGAGTGGACGGGCGGGTGA